The following proteins are co-located in the Desulfurella sp. genome:
- a CDS encoding flagellar basal body protein, with product MFCTTVNAIENSLAKQDIIAFNVANLNTKGYKEIDSNNYNHKIVKTSKNNQNNVDLTKQIVYLNVNLIDLKANVAVLKSQNKMLGSLIDLKI from the coding sequence ATGTTTTGTACTACTGTAAATGCAATTGAAAACAGTTTAGCAAAACAGGATATTATTGCTTTTAATGTAGCCAACCTTAATACAAAAGGTTACAAAGAAATTGATTCAAATAATTATAATCACAAAATTGTAAAAACTTCAAAAAATAATCAAAACAATGTTGACTTAACAAAACAAATAGTATATTTAAATGTGAATCTGATAGATTTAAAAGCTAATGTTGCTGTATTAAAATCACAAAACAAAATGCTTGGTAGCCTTATAGATTTAAAAATATAA